A single window of Nicotiana tomentosiformis chromosome 1, ASM39032v3, whole genome shotgun sequence DNA harbors:
- the LOC138898604 gene encoding uncharacterized protein, whose amino-acid sequence MAATDQVPEVEVPAGPAQAPPVPIVILGLQEALAQIMTACTGFAQAVSMSTIAATSQAGGGTQTPVARTPEKVVQGLQTLEAPPAQPVAATQDYVVPAMLEDDQRRLERFGRLQPPPFSGTEREDAQDFLDRCQRILRTAGILETCKVSFTTFQFSGAALR is encoded by the exons ATGGCAGCCACG GACCAGGTCCCGGAGGTAGAGGTTccggcgggaccagctcaggcaccacctgtgcctattgttattctaggccttcaggaggccctggCTCAGATTATGACAGCGTGTACCGGctttgctcaggcggtctctatgtCGACGatcgcagccacttctcaggccgggggaggcactcagactcccgtcgctcgcacacccgagaaggttgttcagggacttcagacactggaggcaccaccagcccaaccggttgcagctacacaggattatgtggttcctgctatgcttgaggatgatcagcgtaggttggagaggtttgggagactccagccgccacctttcagtggcacagagagagaggatgctcaggacttcttggacaggtgtcagaggatactccgtactgctggtattctagagacttgtaaggtctcattcactacctttcagttttctggggctgcactcagatag